In a genomic window of Algoriphagus halophilus:
- a CDS encoding transmembrane 220 family protein: MTFNKVYYGLWVVLFALFAFWQFNDPDPEIWVSIYGVAIIFCLLGFRGIFPKIPLTVVVAACLIGAAYYWQGHVGDWVSQEVEQHNLSMKNDFMEESRESFGLMIITLVMIPGLIKAWKK, from the coding sequence ATGACTTTTAATAAAGTGTATTATGGACTTTGGGTAGTCCTTTTCGCCTTATTTGCCTTTTGGCAATTCAATGACCCAGACCCTGAAATTTGGGTAAGTATTTATGGGGTAGCAATTATTTTCTGTTTATTGGGTTTTAGGGGTATATTCCCTAAAATACCTTTGACAGTGGTAGTTGCTGCCTGTCTTATCGGTGCGGCCTATTATTGGCAAGGCCATGTAGGAGATTGGGTTTCTCAAGAGGTAGAGCAGCATAATCTCAGTATGAAAAATGATTTCATGGAAGAATCCAGAGAATCATTTGGTCTTATGATTATTACTTTGGTGATGATCCCTGGTTTGATAAAAGCCTGGAAAAAATAA
- a CDS encoding NIPSNAP family protein: MKKISLLTLLGVLFSLSAFSQQAANLKSNYFEIRKYYANPGKLPDLIKRFQDHTVALFEKSGMENVAYFVPVENNDNSLTYILGYPDEEARDRMWNQFLNDPEWKKAYQESIVDGALVSKIDQTFMTLAPGLNEMPMPSKSGVFQLRVYTCLDGKIDNLIARFKDHTQDLFARQGLKNYPYWITSEKEGGQPKLVYLLGHEDKAKFEAAFQNFLKDPDWVAARDASEANGKIVEKVDATFFTTLPFSPMK, encoded by the coding sequence ATGAAAAAAATATCATTATTGACACTTTTAGGAGTGCTTTTCAGTTTGAGTGCATTTAGCCAGCAAGCAGCAAATTTGAAGTCTAATTATTTTGAAATCAGGAAATACTACGCTAATCCTGGGAAGTTGCCTGATTTGATCAAAAGATTTCAGGATCATACAGTAGCTTTATTTGAAAAAAGCGGGATGGAAAATGTGGCGTATTTTGTGCCAGTAGAAAATAATGATAATTCATTGACTTATATATTGGGCTATCCGGATGAGGAAGCGAGAGATAGAATGTGGAATCAGTTTTTGAATGACCCAGAATGGAAAAAGGCTTACCAAGAGTCTATTGTGGATGGGGCTTTGGTTTCCAAAATAGATCAAACCTTTATGACTTTAGCACCAGGCTTAAACGAAATGCCCATGCCAAGTAAAAGTGGTGTGTTCCAATTAAGGGTTTATACCTGTTTAGATGGGAAAATTGATAACCTCATCGCACGATTTAAAGACCATACCCAAGACCTTTTTGCACGTCAAGGTTTAAAGAATTATCCATATTGGATTACTTCCGAAAAAGAGGGAGGCCAGCCCAAGCTTGTATATTTATTAGGTCATGAAGACAAAGCTAAATTTGAAGCTGCATTTCAGAATTTTCTAAAAGACCCAGATTGGGTTGCTGCTAGAGATGCTTCTGAAGCAAATGGAAAAATCGTAGAAAAAGTAGATGCTACCTTCTTTACCACACTACCATTTTCTCCTATGAAATAA
- a CDS encoding GNAT family N-acetyltransferase, giving the protein MVTVCQAETEADLQGILDLQEENLIQNISESEKNEQGFVRVQHNLELLGSLNSIEPHIIAKDGDHVAAYFLAMTKISRNDVPMLVPMFEQFDELYYLGKKVSEYNYMAVGQVCVGKKYRGQGLFFSGYGAYRKAFEKDYDFAITEISISNARSLKAHQKVGFEVIHTFKDEYETWAIVVWDWSKN; this is encoded by the coding sequence ATGGTAACCGTTTGCCAAGCAGAAACTGAAGCTGATCTCCAAGGGATTTTAGACCTTCAAGAAGAAAACCTAATCCAAAACATCTCAGAATCAGAGAAGAATGAACAAGGCTTTGTAAGAGTTCAGCACAATTTAGAGTTGTTGGGATCACTAAACTCTATCGAACCTCATATCATCGCAAAAGATGGAGATCATGTGGCTGCCTATTTTCTTGCGATGACCAAAATATCCAGGAATGATGTCCCTATGTTGGTGCCCATGTTTGAGCAATTTGATGAACTTTATTACCTAGGTAAAAAAGTAAGTGAGTATAATTATATGGCCGTAGGACAGGTTTGTGTTGGTAAAAAATACCGAGGACAAGGATTGTTCTTTAGTGGCTATGGAGCCTATCGAAAAGCCTTTGAAAAAGACTATGATTTTGCGATCACAGAAATTTCTATTTCAAATGCAAGATCTTTAAAAGCACATCAAAAAGTGGGGTTTGAAGTGATTCATACCTTCAAAGACGAGTATGAAACCTGGGCCATTGTAGTTTGGGATTGG
- a CDS encoding bifunctional aldolase/short-chain dehydrogenase, protein MATTNKSFNHVSFLWDDKKAAALEGNEVDLLIYRSNILGADLRITNYGGGNTSCKTFEKDPLTKESVEIMWVKGSGGDIGTLTKAGLAGLYVDKLRALQGIYRGIEFEDEMVGLFNHCIYDLDSKAPSIDTPLHAFLPFKHIDHLHPDAAIAIAASKEGEKITQELWNGQIAWVPWQKPGFDLGLQLQQTLEDNPGIRGIMLGGHGLFTWGDTSFECYINSLEVIETASAYLEANYGKNRPVFGGQKVTSLPAEQRASQAALLAPVLRGLASSEKKMVGTFSDTEVVLQFINSNDLNKLAPMGTSCPDHFLRTKISPLVLDIPADVDLSDPASLKAELEVEFQKYREMYADYYEKHKHPNSPAMRDPNPVIILWPGVGLFSFAKDKQTSRVASEFYINAINVMRGAEAVSSYVSLPLQEAFNIEYWLLEEAKLQRMPKEKPLSRRIALITGSAGGIGKGIAERYLQEGACVVVTDINAERLAQTEAEMQKKYGKDVFLGVTLDVTDTESLKKAMQEICLKFGGLDIIVNNAGISISKPLEEHTEEDWNKLLDILVKGQFEVSQQGVKILKQQGLGGDIVNIVSKNALVAGPKNVAYGTAKAAQLHMSRLMAAELGEDKIRVNVVNPDAVIENSNIWEGGWAENRAKAYGIEVKDLPAYYANRTLLKEAVKTSDIADAAFAFVSGMLNKSTGNMINVDGGLAPAFPR, encoded by the coding sequence ATGGCAACAACAAATAAATCATTTAACCATGTCAGCTTTTTATGGGATGATAAAAAGGCTGCCGCTTTGGAAGGAAACGAAGTTGACCTATTAATCTATAGATCCAATATCCTGGGTGCCGACCTCCGCATCACCAACTACGGTGGGGGCAATACCAGTTGCAAAACTTTTGAAAAAGATCCGCTGACCAAGGAGTCTGTGGAAATCATGTGGGTCAAAGGATCCGGCGGGGACATCGGAACACTCACCAAGGCCGGACTGGCCGGTCTATATGTCGACAAACTCCGGGCACTGCAGGGAATCTACAGGGGCATTGAGTTTGAAGACGAAATGGTGGGCCTTTTCAACCACTGTATCTACGATCTGGACTCCAAAGCACCTTCCATCGACACCCCTTTGCATGCTTTTTTACCTTTCAAACACATTGACCACCTCCATCCTGATGCAGCCATTGCCATTGCCGCTTCCAAGGAAGGTGAGAAGATCACCCAGGAACTCTGGAACGGACAGATCGCCTGGGTACCTTGGCAGAAGCCGGGATTCGATCTGGGACTCCAGTTGCAGCAGACCTTGGAGGACAATCCCGGGATCCGGGGAATCATGCTCGGTGGACATGGGCTCTTCACCTGGGGAGACACGTCTTTTGAGTGTTATATCAACAGCTTGGAAGTCATCGAAACCGCCTCGGCTTACCTGGAGGCCAATTACGGTAAAAACAGACCGGTATTCGGTGGACAGAAAGTCACATCGCTTCCTGCCGAGCAGCGCGCCTCACAGGCTGCCTTGCTGGCTCCAGTGCTTCGTGGACTGGCTTCCTCCGAAAAGAAAATGGTCGGTACCTTCTCCGATACCGAGGTAGTACTGCAGTTCATCAATTCCAACGACCTGAACAAACTTGCACCCATGGGCACCTCCTGTCCGGATCACTTCCTCCGTACCAAGATATCCCCTTTGGTGCTCGACATCCCCGCAGATGTGGACCTTTCCGATCCCGCTTCTTTGAAGGCTGAACTGGAAGTCGAATTCCAGAAGTACCGGGAGATGTATGCCGATTACTATGAAAAACATAAGCATCCCAATTCCCCTGCCATGCGTGACCCCAACCCGGTCATCATTCTGTGGCCGGGTGTAGGTCTTTTCTCCTTTGCCAAGGACAAGCAGACTTCCAGGGTAGCTTCCGAATTCTATATCAACGCCATCAACGTAATGAGAGGGGCAGAGGCCGTTTCCTCTTATGTTTCCCTTCCCCTTCAGGAAGCATTCAACATCGAATACTGGTTGCTTGAAGAGGCCAAGCTTCAGCGCATGCCTAAAGAAAAACCCCTATCCAGAAGGATCGCTTTGATCACAGGGAGTGCAGGGGGAATCGGCAAAGGCATTGCCGAACGATATTTACAGGAAGGAGCCTGTGTGGTGGTCACCGACATCAATGCGGAAAGACTTGCACAGACCGAAGCGGAAATGCAGAAAAAATACGGAAAGGATGTATTCCTGGGAGTTACCCTGGATGTCACCGATACCGAAAGCCTCAAAAAAGCCATGCAGGAAATCTGCCTGAAGTTCGGCGGACTGGACATCATCGTCAACAATGCAGGGATCTCCATCTCCAAGCCTTTGGAAGAACATACCGAGGAGGACTGGAACAAACTGCTGGACATCCTGGTCAAGGGACAGTTTGAGGTGTCCCAGCAGGGAGTCAAGATCCTCAAGCAGCAGGGACTCGGTGGGGACATCGTCAATATCGTCAGCAAGAATGCTTTGGTGGCAGGGCCTAAAAATGTGGCTTATGGCACCGCAAAGGCAGCACAACTGCACATGTCCAGATTGATGGCAGCCGAACTCGGTGAGGACAAGATCCGCGTCAATGTGGTCAACCCGGATGCAGTCATCGAAAACTCTAACATCTGGGAAGGTGGATGGGCCGAAAACCGGGCAAAGGCCTATGGAATTGAAGTGAAGGACCTTCCTGCTTATTATGCCAACAGAACCTTACTCAAAGAAGCCGTGAAAACATCCGACATCGCTGATGCAGCTTTTGCTTTCGTTTCCGGAATGCTCAATAAATCAACCGGAAACATGATCAACGTGGACGGTGGATTGGCGCCGGCTTTTCCTAGATAA
- a CDS encoding mechanosensitive ion channel family protein, translated as MILIFKRISILLLLVVNWGLVFAQDQDSTSINYPDSIQKPVLFFNDTLFFIANKIGPFTPSERAQNFSNKLDLLLETEVFDTTLLSTTQDDIAIEIWHGEMILGSVTKEDASYFEKDQSVLAQEYLEAIKESYRRNHEDRSLIQIITRTGMLIGVILVVVLLVYLINKGINKTIDFILSKWHKYFKGIKIKDFELLSAEREESLLKSLMRIVKIILIIILLYLTLPIIFSIFPATKNLAGLLLGYITNPLKSIINSFLQYIPYMFMIIVVVVITYYIGQFVNFISGEIGRGNLSIPGFYPEWAKPTFNLIKIIIYAFAFIVIFPYLPGSDSPAFQGVSVFLGLLISLGSSSAISNIIAGLVIIYMRAFKIGDRVKIGDTTGDVIEKTMLVTRLRTIKNEEVTIPNSAILNGNTINYTVEENSSGLILHSTVTIGYDVPWRKVHELLIGAALKVDTIIKEPKPFVLQTSLNDFYVSYQINAYTIETKKAAKSYSDLHASIQDAFTEAGVEIMSPHYRANREGNDLTIPPKYIPEETPPTEPTTPPAPSNPENMEIKPSDAGEEPEDSTYS; from the coding sequence ATGATATTAATTTTTAAGAGAATTTCTATACTTCTTTTATTAGTTGTGAACTGGGGATTGGTTTTTGCCCAAGATCAAGATTCAACTTCTATTAACTATCCTGATAGCATTCAAAAACCTGTACTGTTTTTTAATGACACTTTATTCTTCATCGCCAATAAGATAGGTCCATTCACCCCCTCTGAAAGAGCCCAAAATTTCAGCAACAAGCTAGATCTTCTTCTAGAAACCGAGGTATTTGACACCACTCTTTTAAGTACTACTCAAGATGATATTGCCATCGAAATTTGGCATGGTGAAATGATTTTAGGAAGTGTCACAAAAGAGGATGCTTCCTATTTTGAAAAAGACCAAAGCGTGCTGGCCCAGGAATATCTGGAAGCGATTAAAGAATCTTACAGGAGAAATCATGAGGATCGTTCCTTGATACAGATTATCACCAGAACAGGAATGCTTATCGGGGTGATTTTAGTGGTAGTCTTATTGGTGTATTTAATCAATAAAGGCATCAATAAAACCATTGATTTTATTCTATCCAAATGGCATAAATATTTCAAAGGAATCAAAATCAAAGACTTTGAATTACTCTCCGCAGAACGTGAAGAAAGCCTTCTAAAATCATTGATGAGGATCGTCAAAATTATCCTCATCATTATATTACTGTACCTTACTCTTCCTATTATATTCAGTATATTCCCTGCTACTAAAAATCTTGCAGGGCTCTTATTGGGTTACATCACCAACCCCTTAAAATCCATCATTAACTCTTTCTTACAATATATTCCCTACATGTTTATGATCATCGTGGTGGTGGTCATTACCTACTACATAGGGCAATTTGTGAATTTCATTTCGGGCGAAATTGGGAGGGGTAACTTAAGCATTCCAGGTTTTTATCCAGAATGGGCAAAGCCTACTTTCAATTTGATTAAAATCATTATTTATGCCTTCGCATTCATTGTGATTTTCCCTTATTTACCTGGCTCAGATTCTCCTGCCTTCCAAGGGGTCAGCGTTTTTTTAGGCCTATTAATCTCCTTAGGTTCTTCTTCAGCAATCAGTAATATAATTGCTGGCCTGGTCATCATTTACATGAGGGCATTTAAAATCGGAGATCGTGTAAAAATCGGAGATACTACTGGGGATGTAATTGAAAAAACAATGTTGGTCACCCGTCTTCGAACCATCAAAAATGAAGAAGTCACCATCCCAAATTCTGCCATTTTAAATGGAAATACTATCAATTATACCGTAGAAGAAAATAGCTCTGGATTAATTTTACATAGTACTGTAACCATAGGATATGATGTACCCTGGCGCAAAGTTCATGAGCTCTTGATCGGTGCCGCATTAAAAGTGGATACAATTATCAAAGAGCCTAAACCTTTTGTTTTGCAGACAAGTTTGAATGATTTTTATGTGAGTTATCAGATCAATGCTTACACGATTGAGACTAAAAAAGCAGCCAAAAGTTACTCTGATTTACATGCCAGTATTCAAGATGCCTTCACAGAAGCTGGCGTAGAAATCATGTCTCCACATTACCGGGCTAACAGAGAAGGAAATGATTTGACAATTCCTCCAAAATATATTCCTGAGGAAACTCCGCCAACAGAACCTACTACTCCTCCTGCCCCTTCTAACCCTGAGAACATGGAAATCAAACCCTCAGACGCGGGCGAAGAACCAGAAGACTCAACCTATAGCTAA